From Providencia sp. R33, a single genomic window includes:
- the folA gene encoding type 3 dihydrofolate reductase — translation MNISLIAAMAIDQVIGMEKAMPWNLPGDLAWFKRNTLNKPVIMGRVTYESIGRPLPQRVNIVLSSQPAGADNTVIWVTSIEEALAAAQAIENVEEVMVIGGGKVYQQFLPLANKLYLTHVDAEVIGDTHFPAYEPDEWDSIFTEYHEADENNTHGYCFEILTKRD, via the coding sequence ATGAATATTAGCTTAATCGCAGCAATGGCGATCGATCAGGTTATCGGCATGGAAAAAGCGATGCCTTGGAATTTGCCTGGGGATCTCGCGTGGTTCAAACGAAATACGTTAAATAAACCCGTGATTATGGGGCGCGTAACTTATGAGTCTATTGGTCGCCCATTACCGCAGCGAGTCAATATTGTACTGAGTAGTCAGCCAGCAGGTGCGGATAACACGGTCATTTGGGTAACTTCTATTGAAGAGGCACTCGCTGCCGCACAAGCAATAGAAAACGTAGAAGAAGTGATGGTGATTGGTGGCGGTAAGGTTTACCAACAATTTCTACCGTTAGCCAATAAGCTTTATTTGACACATGTCGATGCAGAAGTGATTGGCGATACGCATTTCCCTGCATATGAGCCAGATGAGTGGGATTCTATCTTTACGGAATATCATGAAGCGGATGAAAATAATACTCATGGGTATTGCTTCGAAATTCTGACGAAAAGAGATTGA